Proteins from a single region of Candidatus Woesearchaeota archaeon:
- the fen gene encoding flap endonuclease-1, with translation MGVNLKDLTKGREITFAELKGKRLAVDAFNILYQFLSTIRGYDGTLLMDSKGNVTSHLSGLFSRSTKLMQKGIRLAFVFDGEAPDLKKKERERRRALKEEAQREYEVAQREGNIEDMKKYAQRTARLDKEMIEEAKKLISALGMPVIQAPSEGEAQAAYMVKKGDLDAEISQDFDCLLFGVPRFIQNLTISQRRKKTSKLSYETIKPREITLKDTLEELGITHDQLIVVGILVGTDFNVGGVKGIGPKKALSLVKEYGEDFDALFKNVNWEFKYSWKDVFNLFKNMPVTDEYTLDWKPINREEVIRILVHEHDFNKQRVIDTLNALEKEQKKLAQKGLGAFF, from the coding sequence ATGGGAGTCAATCTTAAAGATCTAACAAAAGGACGAGAAATCACCTTTGCAGAGCTCAAAGGAAAAAGACTAGCAGTTGATGCATTCAACATACTCTACCAATTCTTGTCTACTATACGAGGATATGACGGAACTCTGCTCATGGACAGCAAGGGAAACGTCACATCTCATTTATCAGGGCTGTTTTCGCGATCAACAAAACTTATGCAAAAAGGAATCAGACTCGCCTTCGTTTTTGATGGCGAAGCACCAGACCTTAAGAAAAAAGAGAGAGAACGCAGACGCGCACTCAAAGAAGAAGCACAAAGAGAATACGAAGTAGCGCAAAGAGAAGGAAACATAGAAGATATGAAAAAATACGCGCAAAGAACCGCAAGACTTGACAAAGAAATGATCGAAGAAGCAAAAAAACTTATTTCTGCGTTAGGCATGCCCGTTATTCAAGCACCATCAGAAGGAGAAGCACAAGCAGCATATATGGTAAAAAAAGGAGATCTCGACGCTGAGATCAGCCAAGATTTCGATTGCCTTCTCTTTGGTGTTCCTCGATTCATCCAAAACCTTACCATATCACAAAGAAGAAAAAAAACAAGCAAACTCTCCTACGAAACAATAAAGCCAAGAGAAATAACTCTTAAAGACACCCTTGAAGAGCTAGGAATCACCCACGACCAACTCATAGTAGTGGGTATCTTAGTAGGAACGGACTTCAACGTCGGAGGTGTTAAAGGCATAGGACCTAAGAAAGCACTTTCACTCGTAAAAGAATACGGAGAAGATTTTGACGCTCTTTTCAAGAATGTAAACTGGGAATTCAAGTACTCCTGGAAAGACGTGTTCAACCTCTTCAAAAACATGCCTGTTACCGATGAATACACACTTGACTGGAAACCCATTAATCGCGAAGAAGTTATACGTATCCTCGTACACGAACATGATTTCAATAAACAAAGAGTGATTGATACACTAAACGCACTTGAAAAGGAACAAAAAAAACTAGCTCAAAAAGGATTGGGGGCGTTCTTTTGA
- a CDS encoding class I SAM-dependent methyltransferase family protein yields the protein MGGVLLNFKERLKEILTEEEYSIATFSYDQIGNIAIIDLPEELYHKEKEIGEALIKTIKPITTVCRKDGIHEGIFRTQPLKVIAGINTKVAEYKELGCRFKVDVEKVYFSPRLSTERERITSMIKPDERVLVMFSGCGIYPIIFSRRSPAKEIVGIEINPVAHEYALENITLNKCKNVTVYCGDVHKVLPTLSGTFDRIVMPLPKTAHEFLNDAKAYSHKGTILHFYAFEEESTMPEKTVETVNEVIDGKLISWAKCGPNKPGWFRICVDIQVN from the coding sequence ATTGGGGGCGTTCTTTTGAACTTCAAAGAAAGACTTAAGGAAATCCTCACAGAGGAAGAATACTCAATTGCAACATTTAGCTACGATCAAATAGGCAACATTGCAATAATTGATCTACCAGAAGAGCTCTATCACAAAGAAAAAGAAATAGGCGAAGCTCTTATCAAAACCATTAAACCCATCACCACTGTGTGTCGCAAGGATGGCATACACGAAGGAATATTTAGAACCCAACCACTAAAAGTCATTGCAGGCATCAACACAAAAGTTGCAGAATACAAAGAACTAGGTTGCAGATTCAAAGTTGATGTTGAAAAAGTATATTTCAGCCCGCGACTAAGCACAGAAAGAGAAAGGATAACCTCCATGATAAAACCCGACGAGAGAGTTCTTGTCATGTTTTCAGGATGTGGCATCTATCCTATTATCTTCTCACGAAGATCTCCCGCAAAAGAAATTGTGGGAATTGAAATAAACCCCGTAGCACACGAATACGCGCTTGAAAACATCACCCTAAACAAATGTAAAAACGTCACCGTTTATTGCGGCGATGTTCATAAAGTTCTACCCACACTGTCAGGAACATTTGATAGAATTGTTATGCCCTTACCCAAAACAGCACATGAATTTCTCAATGATGCAAAAGCATACTCCCACAAAGGAACAATACTACACTTCTACGCATTTGAAGAAGAATCAACCATGCCTGAAAAAACTGTTGAAACCGTAAACGAAGTTATTGATGGAAAACTCATCAGTTGGGCAAAGTGCGGGCCCAACAAACCAGGGTGGTTTAGAATCTGCGTTGATATACAAGTGAACTGA